The nucleotide sequence CCCGGTGCTCCAGGCAATGTTCTTAAAACAAGTCCTTTTCCAGTTTGGGCAATAACATCTCCTAACCCGCCACCAAGGCTAATTTCTACTTTATGAGCAATCTGACCGCAGGTTTCAATTGAATAACCCAAATTTAAAAATTCGTTAAGTGCTAATGACAAACTTAAAGCAGAAGCAGCAGAAGTTCCAAAACCTGCACCAATAGGAAGCTGAATATCTTGTGTAATTCTTAAAGGAGATTTAACTTCAAATATTTTAAGTATCTCTTTAATAATTAGGTCATTACCTTGACTAATATTAATTTCTAGATGATTACAATATTCGATAGTGGTTTTAACACCCTTATTAATTAAAAAACCTGCTCCAAGAGAACCTTTTTTTAAATCAATGTAGTGATCTTCTATTGTAAAAAAGCCAGTAATGTGTGCTGGAACAAAAACAGAACTTTTCATAGTATCATTCATTAAAAACGATTACATCCATCATCATCTCTATTAACATTCTGTTAATAGGATTTTCAAATGATAATGGATGTTCTTTTTCATGTTTATTATTCAAAAGAAAAACACGTAAATTAGAAGTACATAAATCTGTTGATCTAACAGCAAAATAAGTTTTATATTTTTTATCTATTATTTTAGTAACTATCCCAATATCTTCAGTTCTAGAATGACCTGCAATTCCTTCTTCCTCATAAATTCTGAAAATTTTAGGACAAACTGAGGTTATAAGAGCATAATTTAATAAACAAGAGTAATCTTCAGTCGATTCATAATCATCATATTCATAAATTTCACTACATATTTCTTCTGGAATTTCTAAACTACTATTACAATAGGCAAGCGAGATGTAAATTCCCTCATTATCTAATGCTTTCGATAAAACATCATAATACATATTACCTAATTCAATTGTACCATATCTATTTCCCAATATCTCAGGAACACTGTGAGTAAAACCCCCTTCACCCATTACAGTACAATAAAAATGTTTTTCACCTAAATAACCAGCATCTGATGATTTTTCAATAGTTTTTTTAATGTCAATATTAGAAAATTCTATTTTTTTAGAAATCTCTAAAGCTTCATTAGTACTTATCAAACTAACACCTACTTAATATAATATAAAGCAGTAAAATATTAAAAGATTTCTATTTAAAAAAAATAAAAGCTATAATGACATATAATTTCATCACTAACTTTTTCTAGCCATTAATTATCAGTATTTATCAGGAACTTCAATAGCTATATGTGTAAATTCAAAGGATTTAGTAGCTCCATGCCAATGCTTAACATTAGCAGGAATTATAACAACACCTCCGGAGTTAATTTTCTTGCATCCTTACCAAATTCGGATACCATCCTTCACAAATGTTAAAAGTAAAATTTGACCACACTCATCAGCGTGGTGAATATGCCAGTTATTCTACAACCTGCTTCAAAAGTTACATTAGCTACTAATACTTCTCCTTGTTGTGCTAATATATTTAAATAGCTTTGACCTATAAAGAATTGTCCAAAGGGATTTTTCACCTTTTTCCAAATAACATTACTCATCAACCCACATTTCAACCCTTTGCTTAAACTCATTAACTTCAGCACCGGGGATTGAAAGTCCTTTTTTAATATTTGCTCCTTTACATAATTTTTTAAGATCTTTTTCACTTTTCCCAAAGCCAGATCCTTCGTGAGTTACAAATGCTTTTACATATTTTCCATTAAAATCTAATTGTTCTAGCTGTGTCCACATAGCCATAGGTAAGGTTCCCCACCAATTAGGAAAACCAATATAAATTGTATCATACTGAGCAATATCTTTTAATGTTTCTTTAATTTGGGGACGTACTGCAGCTTCTTGTTCTTTTTTAGCAACATCAATACACTCCATATAGCTATCTGGATATGGAATAACTGTTTCTACTTTAAATAAATCTGCATCAGTGAGTTCTTGAATATATTCTGCTATTACTTCAGTATTTCCTTTTTCAATGTTTTTTAGTACCCCACCAAAATAGTTTTCACCACTACGAGAAAAATAAATTATTAATGTATTTGACATTTTATTAACTCCTTATTTAATTTAATTAATATAAAAGAAATATATAAATGTTGTTATTTACAACAATTAAATTAAAAAAAAGAATGAATTAAATCATTCTTTAATAGAACGAGCTAATTGGGCACCTTTTTCAAATGCTTCAGTTAAAACATCCTCATCAGGAACAAAAAATATGTCTAATGAATCAGTGACATTAAATCCAGCTTCTTCTAAGTTTTTTTGGAGTTTTGCAACAGCTCCCCCACCCCAACCTTTAGATGAAAATATTAAAGCATTTTTAACACTATTGGTTACTGCAAAATTAACACAATCTAACCAATACATCATACTACCAATACGAGGGAAAGGTTTATTCATCATTGTAGGAGCACCAATAGCAATAGCTTTACTTTCTAAAATATCTGTAATAACATCATCAGGTCCATCAGTTTCCATAGAATACATAACTACTTCAACACCTTCACTCATAATACCTTCAGCTATTTGGAACGCTAACTTTTCAGTTGAATGGTGCATTGTATCAAAAATAACAGTAATTTTATCCTTACATACACCTGAAGCCCATTTAGTATATAAATCTAAAATATAACCTGGATTTTTCCAAATTTGACCGTGGCAAGGAGCAATCATTTTAATTTGCTCCACAATACCATTATCTGTTAATTCTTGCAATTTCATCCTAGCCATTGGAGAACCTAAGGTAACTAAGTTTGCATAATATTTTTGAGCCTCCCATCCTAAAATATCTAATGAATAATCTTCATCATATCTCTCAGAGTAACATACATGTTGACCAAATGCATCATTAGAGAATAAAATTCCATCTTCAACTAAAAATGTAAACATGCTGTCTGGCCAATGCAACATTGGAGCTGAAATAAAAGATAATGTTCTACCACCAATATCAATTTCATCACCAGTAGCAACAGTATTAATCTTTAAATCTGAAAAATTATGATATTGTTGTTCTAAGAACTTTGCACAATTTGCAGACGCATAGATTTCTGCTTTAGGATTATATTTTTCAATAGTTTCATGCAAATAAGTAGAATGATCCATTTCAGAATGGTTTTGAACAAATACATCGATTTGAATTTCTTTTCCTTCTTGTGCAAATGCATCTTCAATTCTTGCATATAATTGATCAGATAAATTTCTATATACATTATCAATTAATACAGTTTTTTCTTCACCAAATACTAAATAAGCATTGTAGGTAGTTCCGGGAATACTATATCCATGAAAAGTTCTTCCATTCCAATGGAGAACACCCACCCAATATACTCCTTCAGCTATTTTAAACGCCTTAGCTTTCATTTTATAACCTCAAAATTTAAACTTAATTATATAAGCTAATTAGATATTTAATTCATATGATATTTAAAATTTGTTTAAAAATTATAAAACAATGGAATAACCAATCATGACTAAAAATTAAAACATTTCAAATTTAGACTGATTAAAAATAATAAAAGAAGAAATACCTAATTAAATATTAATCTATTCTTAAATATTCTAATAAAAAATCAAAATAAAATTTTTAATATTCTAAATTATAATATTTATTATATAGAATAACTAAAAATACTTATTATTATTTAAAATGAGGTAATAAAGTGAAAAGAATTGACCTACATATGCATAGTTTATTTAGTGATGGTGAATTATTACCCTCCGAACTAGCTAGAAGAGCTTTAAAATTAGATCATGAAGTAATAGCTATTACCGATCATGTTGATTACTCAAATATTGAACAAATTCCAACTATTCAGGATGCAATAGATGATATTAACTCAAAATGGGACATTACAGTTGTTTTAGGAGTAGAAGTAACTCATGCACCTATAGAATCAATTGATGGAATCGCAAAAAGAGCTAAAGAGCTTGGAGCAAAAATTGTTGTAGTACATGGTGAAACATTAAACGAACCTGTAACTCCAGGGACTAACCTTGCAGCAGTTAAATCAAGATATGTTGATATTTTAGGACATCCTGGATTAATTACAATTGAAGAAGCTGAAATTGCAAAAGAGAATAATGTTTATTTAGAAATAAGTGCACGAAAAGGACATTGTCTTGGAAATGGACATGTAGCTAATATAGCTCGTAAAGTTGGAAATGACTTACTTGTAAATACAGATACACATTCCCCAGATAATCTAATAACCTTTGAAAAATCATTTGAAATAGCTTTAGGTGCTGGCTTAACTGAAAAAGAAGCAGAAAAAGCTATAATTGAAAATCCTCGTAAATTGCTTAAAAGTAAAGGAATATTATGAAAGCATCAAAATTACTTAAAATCATCCAAGAGGATTTAAAAAAATATCCTATTAACTATTTAAAAAATAAAGTTACAGATGAAAGGTATATTGATCCTTTAATTAAAAAATTAGCAGAATATAACTCAAATATTTATTATGAAATATATGAATGTGAGATAGAAGATGATTATGAAATAAGTAATGATGTAGTTAAAAATATTAGAAACGACATTGGCTATTATTTTGACAAATATGCACCAACAGAATTTGATGAAAAAAAATTAACAACAAATCTAACACTTTATTTAGCATTAATTGCTAAAAAACCTCTACATCCTTTTAGTGAAGATAAAAATGATGATGTTTTCTTTTTTAATGGAACTTATTATTGTAAAGGAAAAATAAAATACATAAAAGATTACAGATCACTTTGTAGATATTGCTCTTGTAAAACATTAGGTTATCAAGGGATGTTTTAAAAAACTACTTTAAAACATAATATGTTAAAATTAAGTCTTTACCTAAGTGATTAACCTCTTTTAAATCTAATTTAATAGCTTCATCCATTGTACTAAATCCTTCACCATCAAAGAATGTTTTTGCATTCACTCCTCCAACAACCATTGGGGCAATACAAATTCTTATCTCATCGATTAATCCTTCTTTAACCATAGAAAAGTTTAAAGTAGAACCTCCCTCAAGCATTAATTTTTTAACACCAATACTTTTTAAATGATTCATTAACTCTTTTAGATCAACTTTTTTAGAACCACTAAAGAAAAAATCAATTCCCCTTTTTGAAAAACTTTCATACCTATTTGAAACTATAAAGTCATATTTATAATCATTAGCGACTGCAATTAATGTGTTTGCATCTTTATTTGTAACACGAGCAGCTATTGGAGTTCTAGCTTTACTATCAACAACGATTCTTAAAGGATTATCTTTAGGATTAGCATCAATTTTATGAACTGTTAATCTTGGATCATCAGCAAGGACAGTTCCAATCCCAACCATTATTGCATCAACTTCTTTTCTAAGTTCATGAACCCTTTTTAAATCTTGTTTGCCTGATATATTTGAACTTCCTTTATGAGTAGCTATTTTACCATCAAGTGTCATGGCCGCATTTAATATTACATAAGGTTTATCCATATAATCACCTTAAATATGATAAAACATTTCTTTTATTTGTAAAAAATTCACTAAAGTTTTATTTTCAAGCATTCCCGGCATTGTTATAGCAACAATAATTCCTATTAAACCAAATAATATTCCTATTGCCCATATTATTTTAACAGCATCTTTTTCTGCGATTGGTTTTCTTAATACAAATCTGATTAATGATTTAAAACCTTGTTCTGGCCTTACCAGTTTGCCCTCATCGTTAACTTTTGTTGGACTAAATTGTTGACGTTCCATTACTCCTACGCTATAAAACTTTAAAATAGCATCAATAATATTTGGCATTAAAACAATGAATGCAATTAATTTTACACGACCAATAAATGCAATAGAAACAATTGTAGCACCAATAATTAATGTACCAGTATCTCCTGGGAAAATTTTCGCAGGATACTTATTATAATATAAAAATACAATCAAAGCTCCCAACATACTCATACTAATGATAGTAACATCATATTTTCCAAGAATTATACAAGATATTGTAAGTGAACCTAAAGCTATTATACCCAAACCTGATTCTATTCCATTAAGACCAGCTAACATATTTGTTAAGTTAGATCCGATTGAAATAGCTATTGGCATGGAAATTAAGTATAAAATTCCAACATTAGGTGGAGCTGCCCATATTAAAGGAATACCCGCTAAAAATAATAAGAATAACTTTTCTTTAGATGAAAGTACAAGTAAATCATCGACAATACCAATAATACCAACAAGTAAAATCACGACTAAAACAATGCATAATGGAAAAGTTAATAAATCATGCAGGCATATTCCAGAAAATATTCCAACAATAAAACCAAACAGAATTCCAAAACCACCCATTTCTGCAACAATTGGTTTCCATGATTTATGCAAGTCAGTACCTACAATTTCAGCATTTTCAAGCTTTTTAATAATTATGGGCATTGATATACGAGTAGTTACAAATGAAAGTAGACCGCAAATAATAGCTATAACATATAACGGAAGTTGTGGTAAAAAAATCATAATTATCTCCTTAATATAAATTATATGAGTTTTAATAATAAAATTATTTTTTGTTTAAAATATAATAAACACTACGAATAGGAATATCTAAGTTTTTTGCTATTTGTGAAGCATTTAAACCCTCTTCTTTTAAAGATTTAACTTTTTCATGATCATGCTTTTTTTTAATATTTTCAAATTTAAAATCGTTATTTACTTTTTTAACTAAATAATAAACTCTATTAAGTGAAATATCTAATTTTTCTGCAATTTCATGAGCAGACATGCCACTATTAGCTAATTTATATACATCATGCTCTAGCCCATTACTTTGACTTTTAGCTCCCCAATTATATTTTTTTGTAACTTTAATATCAAGTTGCTCTAAAGCTTGAATATAATTATTAGATGTTCTCTCATAAACACTAGGTGCACAGGTGATTTCTTCTAAATTAGGGTATTTATCTATTAATTCAACAATTTTAACAGATGTTAATGCTTCTGTAATATGAACTTTAGTAATATTTTCATCCATATTATCCCTACTTTTTAATAAGATTTAAGAATTTTTTAGATTTATCTGATTTAGGATTTTTAATATTATCAACATTTTTAATTTCTTTTTTAATCTTAGACTCATTGATATTAAACGCATTACTAATCATTTCAATATCAACATCAGAATTTAAATGTATTAAAGCTGCACCTAAAGCTACATTATTAAATTTAATATTAGAATTCTTAATTTGTTTTTCAAATTTAAATTTTTCATATAAGAGCAAGTCTTTTTCCTCAATAGGTATTATTTTAATATCACTAAATTGATTTAAAACACCAATAACCTTAGAATAATCAGTTTGAAAAATTTTACGTTGTTGGCGATCAAGTTCTACGCGAATATATGGAAAAGGTCCATTTCTAATTTTACGTGAGTTTTTAGATGTAGTTAAATAATATCTAAAAATATCCCAAAGAATTAAAGATGGAGCGAAATTTTTAAAAATACTTTGTTGAATATTTTCCTTAATTCTCAAATCCCTTTTTAGCAATCTATTTAGATTCCCAAATTTATCCATTAAATGTAAATTTCTTAAATTTTTTTCAATTTGAAGTCTTCTCCACTCCTCAATAGCATCTACATCATATTTATCAATATAATCAGGAGCTTGATTATTATATTTTAAAATAACCTCTTCATATTTAGTAATCTGCTTAAAATTAGATAATTTTCTTTTATATATTTCATCTTGAATTTCACTAATTATTGATTCTGCATATTTTACATAAGAAATAGCTAGTGCATTTCTTGCATGTTTATCATCAATGATGGCTGGTTTAGTTCTATGGAATCTTAAAGCTTCTATTCTTACATTTCGACCGTATCTTTTTCTAACTTCTTCCTCATAGTTATTAATATATTCTGAATCTAGACTTATGGATTTACGAATTAAACGTTTATTTTCATCTTTAAATTTAATAACTAATGAAATTGTTTTAACAACACCTTTACGTTCTTGTTTTAATATATTTAATACCATTTTCAATGATTCGCGACCATAATTTGATAATTGACTCATTAAAACCATGTAATTACCAGAAAGAGGTAAAAATGGAAGTATTTCTAAACGATGAACAGCTTCTTTATTTATTTTAAATGAAAATGATTCACTAGTACAACTACATTTACCAAAATTATGTTTATATTCTTCCATTGAATATTTTTTATAACAGGAATTACATTTCACATAACCATATTGATTTAAATGACCAATAGCTATTTTATGTGAATCAATAGCTGATTTCACCCTATCTAGAATATTTTTTTTAGCATTAGCTCGCATTCGAAATATTTGATTATGGCGACTATTTTCACTTACCTCTTCAACAGTAACCTCAGATAGTGATTTTGTTCCATATTTAGTTAAAGATGTAAAAGGAGTTGTATATCCTTGTGCATCCATAGCTTCTTTTAAATTTTGTAAATAGTTTAATCTGTCATCTAATTTAAAATAAAGACTTTTAAAGACTTCAAAATCATCAATATTATCCAATGTGACTTCATCTTTTGAAATCTTTTTGAGATATTTCTCAGCTTTAACTACTAGAGCAGATTCTTCCATGTTTATCTTATTTATTGAATTCTTTCGCCAATTTTAGCATTTTCATCTGGTGATAATAATGCACCACTTTCACCAGTAGCTAAAACCATACCTTCAGATAAAGTTCCAAATAGTTTAGCTGGTCGTAGGTTAGCTAAAACACATACTTTTCTATCGATCAATTCATCAGGTGAGTAAAATTTAGCAATGCCTGCTACAATTTGTCTTGTTTCATCACCAATATCAACTTGTAATTTTAATAATTTATCAGATTTTTCTATTTTTTCTGCTTCTTTTATTTGACCAACTTTTATTACAACTTCATCAAAATCATCAATACTAATTAAATCACTCATATTATCATCCTCACTTTCTTTTAATTTTTCTTTTTGATTAATAATAACCTCATCTTCTATCTTTTTAAAAAGTGGTTTAGCCTTATTAATTGAATACCCTACAGGTAAAGATACTTTTGCATCTTTCCATTCATTAAGATTTTGTATATTCATTATTTTAGCTATTTCATCGGCTTTTATTGGAAGATAAGGTTTTAAGGTGTAAGCTAAAGTTTTAGCTAATTGATTTGAAAGATATAAACAATTAGCTGCTTTTTGATAATCTTCTTTTACAGCATTCCATGGTTCTGCATCATTGAAATATTTATTTCCTTTTTTAGCTACTTTAAATATTTCAAGTAAAGCTTCTCTAAATTCAAATTGAGAGATGTATTCTCCAACTTTATCAGGTAATTCTTTAATAGCATTTTCAAATGATTCATCCTCTGCAGAAGGATTTAAATACTCAGGAACTTTTCCATCAAAATATTTTTTAGTAAAAACAAAAGTTCTGTGTAAAAAGTTTCCAATAACATCTGCTAATTCATCATTATTTCTTCTTTGAAAATCATCCCATGAAAAGTCAGAATCC is from Methanobrevibacter oralis and encodes:
- a CDS encoding MraY family glycosyltransferase, which encodes MIFLPQLPLYVIAIICGLLSFVTTRISMPIIIKKLENAEIVGTDLHKSWKPIVAEMGGFGILFGFIVGIFSGICLHDLLTFPLCIVLVVILLVGIIGIVDDLLVLSSKEKLFLLFLAGIPLIWAAPPNVGILYLISMPIAISIGSNLTNMLAGLNGIESGLGIIALGSLTISCIILGKYDVTIISMSMLGALIVFLYYNKYPAKIFPGDTGTLIIGATIVSIAFIGRVKLIAFIVLMPNIIDAILKFYSVGVMERQQFSPTKVNDEGKLVRPEQGFKSLIRFVLRKPIAEKDAVKIIWAIGILFGLIGIIVAITMPGMLENKTLVNFLQIKEMFYHI
- a CDS encoding FprA family A-type flavoprotein yields the protein MKAKAFKIAEGVYWVGVLHWNGRTFHGYSIPGTTYNAYLVFGEEKTVLIDNVYRNLSDQLYARIEDAFAQEGKEIQIDVFVQNHSEMDHSTYLHETIEKYNPKAEIYASANCAKFLEQQYHNFSDLKINTVATGDEIDIGGRTLSFISAPMLHWPDSMFTFLVEDGILFSNDAFGQHVCYSERYDEDYSLDILGWEAQKYYANLVTLGSPMARMKLQELTDNGIVEQIKMIAPCHGQIWKNPGYILDLYTKWASGVCKDKITVIFDTMHHSTEKLAFQIAEGIMSEGVEVVMYSMETDGPDDVITDILESKAIAIGAPTMMNKPFPRIGSMMYWLDCVNFAVTNSVKNALIFSSKGWGGGAVAKLQKNLEEAGFNVTDSLDIFFVPDEDVLTEAFEKGAQLARSIKE
- a CDS encoding histidinol phosphate phosphatase domain-containing protein, translating into MKRIDLHMHSLFSDGELLPSELARRALKLDHEVIAITDHVDYSNIEQIPTIQDAIDDINSKWDITVVLGVEVTHAPIESIDGIAKRAKELGAKIVVVHGETLNEPVTPGTNLAAVKSRYVDILGHPGLITIEEAEIAKENNVYLEISARKGHCLGNGHVANIARKVGNDLLVNTDTHSPDNLITFEKSFEIALGAGLTEKEAEKAIIENPRKLLKSKGIL
- a CDS encoding flavodoxin, whose protein sequence is MSNTLIIYFSRSGENYFGGVLKNIEKGNTEVIAEYIQELTDADLFKVETVIPYPDSYMECIDVAKKEQEAAVRPQIKETLKDIAQYDTIYIGFPNWWGTLPMAMWTQLEQLDFNGKYVKAFVTHEGSGFGKSEKDLKKLCKGANIKKGLSIPGAEVNEFKQRVEMWVDE
- a CDS encoding DUF530 domain-containing protein — encoded protein: MEESALVVKAEKYLKKISKDEVTLDNIDDFEVFKSLYFKLDDRLNYLQNLKEAMDAQGYTTPFTSLTKYGTKSLSEVTVEEVSENSRHNQIFRMRANAKKNILDRVKSAIDSHKIAIGHLNQYGYVKCNSCYKKYSMEEYKHNFGKCSCTSESFSFKINKEAVHRLEILPFLPLSGNYMVLMSQLSNYGRESLKMVLNILKQERKGVVKTISLVIKFKDENKRLIRKSISLDSEYINNYEEEVRKRYGRNVRIEALRFHRTKPAIIDDKHARNALAISYVKYAESIISEIQDEIYKRKLSNFKQITKYEEVILKYNNQAPDYIDKYDVDAIEEWRRLQIEKNLRNLHLMDKFGNLNRLLKRDLRIKENIQQSIFKNFAPSLILWDIFRYYLTTSKNSRKIRNGPFPYIRVELDRQQRKIFQTDYSKVIGVLNQFSDIKIIPIEEKDLLLYEKFKFEKQIKNSNIKFNNVALGAALIHLNSDVDIEMISNAFNINESKIKKEIKNVDNIKNPKSDKSKKFLNLIKK
- a CDS encoding 2,5-diamino-6-(ribosylamino)-4(3H)-pyrimidinone 5'-phosphate reductase; protein product: MDKPYVILNAAMTLDGKIATHKGSSNISGKQDLKRVHELRKEVDAIMVGIGTVLADDPRLTVHKIDANPKDNPLRIVVDSKARTPIAARVTNKDANTLIAVANDYKYDFIVSNRYESFSKRGIDFFFSGSKKVDLKELMNHLKSIGVKKLMLEGGSTLNFSMVKEGLIDEIRICIAPMVVGGVNAKTFFDGEGFSTMDEAIKLDLKEVNHLGKDLILTYYVLK
- a CDS encoding DUF2115 family protein; this translates as MKASKLLKIIQEDLKKYPINYLKNKVTDERYIDPLIKKLAEYNSNIYYEIYECEIEDDYEISNDVVKNIRNDIGYYFDKYAPTEFDEKKLTTNLTLYLALIAKKPLHPFSEDKNDDVFFFNGTYYCKGKIKYIKDYRSLCRYCSCKTLGYQGMF
- a CDS encoding pantoate kinase, coding for MKSSVFVPAHITGFFTIEDHYIDLKKGSLGAGFLINKGVKTTIEYCNHLEINISQGNDLIIKEILKIFEVKSPLRITQDIQLPIGAGFGTSAASALSLSLALNEFLNLGYSIETCGQIAHKVEISLGGGLGDVIAQTGKGLVLRTLPGAPGIGEIKSFNEDVYVACKSFGDISTNNIITNPNYKKIISENGKDYVDLFRKDSSLDNFLKFSYEFSKKTNLITNEVKSMIDYIDSSCDILGSSMAMLGNTLFTFSKNKEDLEKLKIDWTYVGKLNNKGIIYD
- a CDS encoding cupin domain-containing protein, whose protein sequence is MSNVIWKKVKNPFGQFFIGQSYLNILAQQGEVLVANVTFEAGCRITGIFTTLMSVVKFYF